In Rhinolophus ferrumequinum isolate MPI-CBG mRhiFer1 chromosome 5 unlocalized genomic scaffold, mRhiFer1_v1.p scaffold_110_arrow_ctg1, whole genome shotgun sequence, one DNA window encodes the following:
- the MEIG1 gene encoding meiosis expressed gene 1 protein homolog: MASSDMKPRSISHAKKWSEEIENLYRFQQAGYRDEIEYKQVKQVSMVDRWPETGYVKKLQRRDNTFYYYNKQRECDDKEVHKVKIYAY; this comes from the exons ATGGCTAGTTCTGACATGAAACCAAGATCAATAAGTCATGCCAAAAAATGGTCGGAGGAGATAGAAAATCTATACCGATTTCAACAAGCAGGATATCGGGATGAAATTGAATATAAACAAGTGAAACAAGTTTCTATG GTAGATCGTTGGCCAGAGACAGGATATGTGAAGAAACTTCAGAGAAGGGACAATACTTTCTATTATTACAACAAGCAGAGGGAATGTGACGACAAGGAAGTCCACAAAGTGAAAATTTATGCTTACTAG